The DNA segment AAGGGCGGCCCTCCCCTCCCTCGCATAGGCAAACTCGAAACCCAGGAAGACCGCGTCCAGGCGTCGTACGAGCCCCACACCCCCGTCCAGAAGGCCGAACTGCTCTGGACGGCCGACCTCGGCAAATGGTCAGACCGAAAATGGGAGTCGAAGGCGGCCGAAATCGACCAGGCGGCCAAGCGCGTCTCCGCGCCTGTGCCGACCGGAGCCCGAGTCTACTTCCTGAACCTGTACGACGACCAGGGACGCGTCGTCAGCACGGAGCACGCGGAGGCACCCTAATCCAGGTCCTTGCCACACGGGTCCTTCAATGCCGTGCCGACGCCCGACCAGGTCTTATCGACCCGGGAATCTGCCCTCTTCGATGAGCGCCTCGCGAGCGGCTACCATGTCTGGGTCATTGATCGCGAGAACCTCGATGGTGGTACGACCGATGGGAGTGCGCCCCTTGAGCACGGCTCCCGTCCAGGCGAAATGCTCGCGCCAGCGGTGAATACGGGGATGATAAAGCCGTGTAAATTCGCCCGTGCTGGGATCTAGCCCGGCGATATTCGGCCCCTTGTGGGCGTTGCAGTGAGGGCAGCTTTGCGCGAGGTTGTCAGCCTCGGTCGCGCCGCCGTGCTGCCGGGCGATGATATGGTCGATGGGGAAGGTGAATTCAGAGGCAAAGCGGGGGAGCCGGCAGTATTCGCAGCGTCCTCTCGCACGTCGCCGAACGCGACGTTCCAGTGTGGGCGTCATGCTTTAGGACTTCAGCCCGGCGCGCTTAAGCGAGAGCCGAGCCTTCGACTTGAGCACAGAGAGAAAGGCGTCGGCGCGAAGGTATTCGTCAAGCTCGGCCCGCTCGTCCGCAGTGAGTCCAGCCTCCTGATTCTTCGCGAGCAAAGCGGCCACTCGCTCCTTGTCCTCTTCCGGAAACGTAAACTTCAGGATCGAGCGGGCGGCCTCCGGGTGCAAAGACGGGTCGTCGGGGTTGATGACCCGGCCGAGGATGGCCGCTCCGTTCTTCGATGATGTGCCGACGAGTCCTGTTGACATACCCCAATATTAGCACGGCGACTGGAGCGTATCCATGCCGGCCAGCCGTCGGACCAACGCTGCTACCCCTCACACATGCGACTTCATCAGTTCACGGCTTTTCCGCGTTGATCCAGACGGGCTGGGTGAAGGCCCCGTCGCCGGCGACGTCCCATGCCTCGAATCTCGCCCAGGTGCAGTTCTTGAGGTCGATTGGGATGCGAAGCTTGCGGGAGCCGAATTCCTCGGTGTCTGTGAGGTCGATGTGCTGG comes from the Paludisphaera rhizosphaerae genome and includes:
- a CDS encoding HNH endonuclease; the protein is MTPTLERRVRRRARGRCEYCRLPRFASEFTFPIDHIIARQHGGATEADNLAQSCPHCNAHKGPNIAGLDPSTGEFTRLYHPRIHRWREHFAWTGAVLKGRTPIGRTTIEVLAINDPDMVAAREALIEEGRFPGR
- a CDS encoding phosphoenolpyruvate carboxylase, producing MSTGLVGTSSKNGAAILGRVINPDDPSLHPEAARSILKFTFPEEDKERVAALLAKNQEAGLTADERAELDEYLRADAFLSVLKSKARLSLKRAGLKS